In Parasteatoda tepidariorum isolate YZ-2023 chromosome 8, CAS_Ptep_4.0, whole genome shotgun sequence, the DNA window tattttaataaataattaacttatatataagttttagttaaaatactAAGTCAAGTAAATacttagttttattaactgtcctttttaattttctcatagTAACTCTTAACACAGTAATTAGGTTCAATTCATGCAactatattgttataaaatattaaatcaaaataattctcatattttgtaaaattccacttttttttaattgagaggaaggggtgaaaattttttaaagtattactttattaataaattgtttacatttaaggTATGCCACTGGTGCAGATGTGACTGGACATTCCGTTCTAATTCATGATTACTACAGCCGTGAAACAAATAATCCTGTTCATTTAACAGTCGACACTTCTTTGTCAGAAGGCAGTGTTACCTGGAAAGCTTTTACAAggtagaattttattaaatcttgagaatttaaatttttttaaaaaactaattgaaatttttaaattgctgtaTTGCCTTGAgtgaaaatactgaaatttttaaaatcttaaatgttttaatttttacttttaatttatctcaAATGTAATGTCTTCCTATTATTATCATTCCTATTATTGcatatttgatttgaatttattgtttcattgcTATTTTCATTTGGAAAGTATCTCATGTCTTTTCTGTGCGGATTGAAATGAGGTAACTGGAAAcggataattaattttatgtgttgacctttaaaattatttgttattttgttgaTTGACTAAGTATTAATATTCCTGGTTTTGAATAAAGAAGTTGTTAGTAGCATAAGAATCAAGAGCAAATGTTAAGCTTTtgcatagaaaatatttatagcaatGTATTATGCGTTTCAAAGTTGTAGAGATCTAGCATGAACCAATTATGAGTACAGCAGCATGTTTAACGCTACTTTTTTTAGTCCCAgctttgaaataatgaaattaattatggaaaagtgaaatgtatttgtttattttagggTAAAGTTCCATTGTTATAGTTATGCaaagcaatattttgaattttatttcctgCAATTCTTATTCAATCTtatatcaatcaatcaatcttgAAGAAGTGccttataaatttaactgaatatgtttgaattaaagaaataaaaaaattgcattggctagaaattttgtttagattgcaataatttttcattatttaagtattttaaaaagctgtTATGTAATTCAAATCCCCATGAATAAAAAAGGGCAAGTTGCATCCTCACAGAAAAGGTAACTTAACATCACTTGTTCATGTTATGATGTTAACCTCACTtaacatcataaaaatttatcaaaatgtgtaatatgcaagaactgaatttgatccttaacagtttttaaattaccctcttatactattttacgtgtgtatttcaaaaagtaattttcactcattattaaaataagagaaaaatttgtagtctataaaaatacttaaagacaTGCTAAAAGACAATCactgtgttaaattttttttcaaaaaaaaaaaaaaatggttattaataaataacatgaaagcttttttctgtaatttaagctgaaaattataatacctttttttaaaaaaaagtatttacaaataatttaaaaacttgaaattacttgAATTCTCTAATATACCCCTCAGAAAatgagaaacttttaaaaatttaaccagttaaaaataattccgacaaaaaatatttgtaatagtaatcagaatGACACCTAAAAACACTAATTATTTTGTCAGTgtgtaattatataatttaaacaatgaattacttttttaatggaatattaGTAAAAAGGTTGTGTTTTTATAAGATGGCAgcttatttttaccaaaaaggCATCAAAGGGCGGGCAGGGCGTCCCTACCCTTCCAGGCATGCTAAGGGAAAACGCTGattcaaatttatgtttctattcacttctttttaaaaatgcaaatttagttgaattagaattaatacaGAACTAATTTTCCTGTTTAAAGCCACATTATCCCGTCTTACCTTAATTATGAAATGTACTAAAGttcagcttttaaaaacgattgTTTTGATAtactcatgaaaaattatttaaaatttagtcttaGAACAGTTTTACTAATTGGCCATTGGTTTTTAgacttcatatatatatttttgctatgtTATATTGTTATCAGTACACTTCTGTGTGCTTTAGTGAGTTTAAATAtgtgacaattaaaaaaaaaaaaaaaaaaaaaNattaaaaaaaaaatttgtgattgcAAAAAGATAACTGTGCACTTTTAGTAGCACGTATGAtcctttaaattatgaataaagttgTATCAAGAATCtgcaatgataattttaaactgttgcAAAACTTACTTAccattgtttatattttaaaaattgatggttgttttgatttttacaatTCTTGTTGCAAGTGtgcaaataaacatttttatgtatagCTGCCACTAAtcgatatatttctttattttttcagcacGTCTTTTGGGGTCCCTGGAAAGAATACAGGAACTATGTTTACTCCATGTAAAGTAGAAATTGTTGGCTATGAACCTGAACTTGTGGGAAGTATGATCCTTTTTAACGATTAATCTCACGGGTTgtaatagtattattttaaaaatgaaatcgaaattttaaaatgtaagtggAAATCTCAAACTGTTTTAAATGCAAACAACGAAACCACGTGGAGAATAATATCGTCACAATTCGAGTGcctcaaaaagtgattattcattgcttgattcaaaatttcccatgtatgataatgtaataaagaaaaactatgaaaatatgtTACAATAACTGACGAAAATGCAGTCATAAATCCACATCGGATTGTGTGTGAAAATCCAACATGGAATTGAATGCATGCatgaaaatcttgttttttatctgccaaaaaagaaaaagggatTGACAAAACCAAGCTGTTTCACTGTGGAATCTTCTTTAATTGAGTGGATTGAGAATTAGTTAATAACGGAAATGCTTGATGAGGTATTTTTGGTTTGTTATAttggttaattaaaatatcgagAGCTTAAAATCCATGttaaatttgtaacataatTGCCAGAATATCGATTGGCAAACCACACAGATTTATATGTTCTTAATTGAAATTGACGTTAATTAACGCCtatttgttatttcttattGAAGCGATTCCTGACCTGGAACTTTcctctttattttaatgtttctacaTTCACTTCATCTGTtctacattcattaaaatacatttttgaatcataatgttattaatttattttcaataattcatgatattatatttcatatattcatgatattttttgatacgttaaaaaaagtttttaaactataatttattttacacttaagttaaattgaatatgcatataatttttgagTAGTTATGAATAGCTTCTTATTTTAGCATTTGAAGTCACACCTTTCGTTTCCTTAGTATTATTCTTAGTAAAAACCCAATTCTGTAGAAGATAAcccattttttattgaatggaatcagttttttaatagaaaaaggaaattttttatttttatttaacacccAATTGTGATAAAGTATATTGTGCTTTTGTATATGTCTTTGATCAtcttattttttcctattatattttaCTCTACCCATTTCTTgattagtttcaataatttgtcTGTATTCCACAGTTAAATTTAGCAAACAAAGGTTATTAAACGAACACTGTCATGAAATTGCTACTCccaataaaatgaatgttttaacatattataattgatgaatatattatatttaacattaaagtccattgattataattatattgtttaaatatatttgaattacaTTAACTTTTCGCTTACAGTGAAACTGGCCCAGCAAACTAAATACAACAAACAGCGAAGTGCGGAAATTTTACCTGATTTGGATTTAATCAACAATGCAATTCTTGACATGCTGAAACTATCAGTTGTGGTGATTGAATATGTTGATGATGTTTTAGTAAGTATTCTCCCCTTTCTTTATatatgaacttttttattattctaaaaatttattctttgcttctttctaatttttttttaatgcaaaatccGTAATTacttacttttgatctaatatccagtgtattacttatatttttaaataaatattttgtgtaaagGTGAAAAATAGTACAATTATTAAAGAGAATTTTGTGATACATCTTTTATTTAGACCTTTTATTCTCTAAAACATTatgattaacttttttaaaaaaaaatttgaggtaTATTCAATGCTACAAAaaatgtcaatatattttctgtttaaaaattaagtataacatgtatgttataatttgttgtattttgtttcatgtatgataactttttattggtccttcttatttattttaaaattattgtcaacAAATCTAGTTTTTTCAACACATCTAGTATCTCTAGTTATCTTTGAGAATCTGTATCTTTtcaactttaattatatttaagaaataattttactttttcagattgggttttaaaattttgataagagCTTTgctctttttcattaaatacaagAATTTAGCTTCCAGtaaattgctaaaaatgtagaattttcTCAAATTGTTGTTGAAAGCTAAATTCCCCCATCCCCTCTTTTCCTTTCTTATTGGGTTTCCTTAATCATGTCATGCATCAATTATGAGTAATGATAAAGCGAATTTACTTTTCCATTACATTAGAAAAAtagaacagaaaatttttttgaattgtattttaaagtattttatgccTGTTTAACGATTGTTCAAGACTCATTACCATACAGCttgagctgaaaaaaaaataatgaatattaagtAGTTAAGTAACTGCAAGTCATTGCAAAAAActatctatgaaaaaaaaaaattctgttgtattttctgtttttctcttatatttttattgcttctaTTGCTTTCTTTCCAATTTACAAATTCAGttttctactattattattttgtcttgATAAGTCTTTTTTAAGAACATCTGTTGAATCTTTcctttatctttattattaattttataaactgcaCTTGTGAgcatttgtttttcataaaaaaatttttctgtggTTTGGCAGTTATTCTATAGAATATGAAAAActcaaatttgttaatttgatgaatttgctaatttttatgtatCCTTGATAGTGCTGCTGTCGCTGAATTAGTATTCTTGATGTAGTATTTAGATTTTAACTATACTGACTGAATTACTATTTTCTTTAGGCAAACAGAAAACCTGCTGATAATTCTGTGGGGCGTACTTTAATGGATATTGTACAGAGTGTTCCACAAATGACACCCGAGGAGTTCCAGGAAATGTTAAATTCCAACATGAAGgtgcttatttaaaattgccaCAATTATGCATAGTAAAAATAGGCTatctgttattaaatattaaataggaaCGATAATAGGGTAGTTTACTTACAAAATTAAGatctctttaaaattaatcttacatAGATTTGCTTTAAGCAATTCGATTATGTATTAAACTTATAATGCTGTGGAAAACTGAGAAAATGCTATCTCATTCATTTTTGGAAGATATTATTTTGCTTGTGAACTTAGCTGTCTATTGGAATCTAATTCTGTAGGTATCGTGCAATGACATTAAACAGCAGGCActgtatatgtatgtgtgtgtATATNtatatatatatttcttaattttcatataaatttctttcgggggaaatattcatttttatttcaaatgcttacaatcaggggtctgtccaggccaaatttgctaccgtttagcggttccttcacaaattcaactttaggaaaagcggtagtttcacaaaatactcttttttaatattttatttttgtatcacgTAAGAAaggataaatccatatttttgtgttgattttttttaaatataatttttaattttcacaaattaggtctaaattttcacaatataggtacctctcagaaaaacctacaCAGACCCCTGgcaatatttttaccaaatatgTATCATTGTACTTGTACAATGATTTTACTGAATTATTAGTTGTAATTAAATTCcgtattgttattatttttattttatgacattatattttgagtatttgattattttcgattatttatttttttatttaactttttttttttttttttttttgacatagNTTGTACAGAGTGTTCCACAAATGACACCCGAGGAGTTCCAGGAAATGTTAAATTCCAACATGAAGGACTTATTGATGGTCTTGTATCTCTCTAATCTCACCAGAAGTCAACTagcattacatgaaaaaataagttttctgtaatatattaataaaaacagctTGAAGCTAATGTTTTGTTCAATATTTCATACAATAAAAGCACAATATAAACAAGTGACTTGTGTATAGTGTTatgttttttactgtttaagcGTAATgagtaagtttaaatttaatgctaaattcatattaattattatatcaacTGTATTATGCGAAACAATCAAACTTAATGAAAGCTAGTTATTGcgcttattattttaaaataattttggaattaaaatccACAAATCCTGAATTTGCAAAGTGTTCTTAATGActgaagaacaaaaatattaatacatcaatttaatatgtgttttattaatattaataaaattcagctattattttaaaaagtggcttATTTTGTATCGAACAGcactctaatttaaattaatcataagaAATGACATTatctaacttattttattactttagtagCAAAAGCTCTATAGTtgagaatatatattttgttttgacaaAGTATAGTTTTTTCTCCTTTCTGTTGTCCCTATTATctcaattttatgtaaaagtaaTTGCTTTTATGTAATAAACTCTTTGAGttagatgaaaaaaagtattttcctttGATAATCAGTAAAgtcaattaaaactaaatatatatccgaagacatatatgtatataatataaattgttccaagacatttgatatttttatatttattttatacttaaacattttaagattataagttaaactattaaaaatgttattttgatatttttctttttattatttccaaacaAAGATATACACTTATCTATTTATGCAGTAATAACTgttatgttttaatgaaaatattctctggacattttattgcaaatcaAACAATAGAGTTTTGCATTTCTACATGTATTATGGAGATTTATTCTTAATGAGCCAGAATagcttagtttattttaaatctgaatttttcttcttaatgcttgtttaaagatttaatcATGCAAAAAGATGACTCCGGTTGTAGATTTTATCAGTCTTTAAATGCAAGAAACTTATACCAAagcagaattttaataaaaaaataacttctttttttccctttatataTAATCAGTGATATGTATAATCAGATATTATATTGTATAATCAGTTACTTTCAGGCTGAGAGAGAAATTCATCCAGATGTGTCTGTTTGGGAATAACATGCTACCTAGGAAGCATGCATAGCTGTAAACTATTTTAGCTTAATTGATAGAATAGCCTAATGATTAcagaaattaattgaatataaaatttcttttcaaaaactttcttcAAGCAATATAATTGTTTGTTATAGCAATATAATTGTTTGTTACAACAGAATATAATTGTTTGTTACTATGACATGAGAAAAATGACTTAAGGggatttaaaaaacgtttttttcaaTGCAGATTTCCATCAGCCATTAAGTGAATTCTTTCATTGCATGCATGGAAAATTTTAGTTATGTGAGGTATCTAACTGTAAGGTTAGGCTTAACtatatacacaaaaattttCCANGTGACCATAATAAtagacaatttttgaaattttcttatttacttacTAAACTAAGGATATTCATTTGTTCAAGATTTCCCATTTAAATTGTTTGGCCAATTTTCtatttagtttgatttttaaatatgtcttttatttatttatttttgtacacaTGAAAGATTaatagtatttcaaaaaattacaagatgctatacttatttattagaaattagattttcgaacaatctttaatttaatgaaagcaGTTTTCAGCCTAAGAATAGTTGTCAAAATCAAATGGTCAATAtgttaatcaatttaaatatattgtgaaaatCATTTATCAGAACCGAGCATAATATTTACAAGATAGTTCATTTTTACTAATGTAAATTACATAGTTTAGAGTTTTGTTCACTCTTCCTTTGGagagaaattttctttatgtaaCCTAACTAAGCAAGTCTGGACCAATTTGCagcattcattattattttttatctaaagttaaaatattgtgattgtgaattttttattgtttaacttCATTGCTCTTGTACTAAGAGAAATTtgagttaagaataaaaatcttgAGCTCTTAGAAGCAAAAGGgaataatgtgtaaaaatttccattattttccaacattattctttttatgaaacaataagAAAAGCTAATTACATTTCTAtctgataaaaacttttttaagcctaaaataagaataagtgctgcataatatatattttttatccataacTTTAGCGATCTTGTAACCAtatcattaaatgtttattattacagATATAAGCTGTCCATAACCATACTGGAtgttattagtattttataatgTCCTGAAGGTTTTACCATTTTTgggacaataatttttttcttttaatttcaatgaaaaaattgggtattttatattattttttgaaacaatcttgtgtattttgttctaaagttaagttttgaaaataaaaatgctttatttgtaatataaaattatcaactttGCAGTCTTGACAGAAGCTTTGTATAATTTTGCTCAAatgctgatttttaaaacagatttggCAAATCGCTTAAggagcataaataaataaaaaaaaaatctgcaaaaattccagttttagaccaaatattacattactgttattataatttaccaataaagcatttttcaattaattataaaccaTAACTAACCTTAAAGCCTTTTACTGTCAGATATTAGTCTAGAGTTTGGATTTCAAAGAACAAAATCGATGACAATCTCAAATTTCTACTGGTCAGAATAAAGAAATTCTAGATATTCAATTCTCTTGTTTAAAGATCTTCATATTGTTAAAAGTAACAACTTACCTATAATTGTCAGGCAATTATGAATGCTAAACATAGAATCATGAGATCTTTTTCTTCAAtcgtgaaaaatttaaacaataatttgctCCCTAAATTCTAACTTCaaggttaaaattttcttttgaatataaaatttttgcgagTCATTTGGTTAAATCAGTCTTTTTCTTCTGcacaaaattcagaaatttttactaaagttaTGAGAGTAAAATGGGTTGTTATTGTAAAAAGCAGGAATGGATGTTAAGTATTATTGAAAGTGAATACAGATTTATtgtaacattgaaaaaaaaaaggcagggaatttaaacatttttaatttccgaCAATTATCAGcctattgaaaattattgttcttaaaacttttgtacattgttatttctttctttcaccTTTGTGTTCaagtgtaaaattttctttccagcagaaaaatttaagtttggttaaaaattttcagcctTCATGTACTTTgtataaatgtttgaattatttttactaaattaaatttcttggcACTAATAATTATACACATATCCCTTCACATTGTTATTCAAGGAGTATGAGgctcctaaaaataaataattttaatttcacagaatggtaaaaattgttattgatttCGTTATTCACTAActtgttttacaaaatttattagaaattatacttATCTAAAAAGTAGTCAAATAACATATAGGATATGCTTTGGCAGAAAACTACAAAGCATGATTATATGTATCAAAGTGGATACCTACCCAGCTGGCAGTGATGGGTTTTTGACAAGACACTTCAAAAACTTGTCAAAATCTAAggcaagaaattatttaaaatagttcttgaaGGAGATTGTTATTAGAAGTTAAATTAAGCGCAATACTTGCATTATAATAACTACTAAACTTAAGATTCATATTAACATATCTATAAAAACAATagacaaaattattaactggtttttctaaaaacatggtactaataatactttaaaatcaatattaattgttaGATAACTATTCAGTTCATATTTCAGGTAATGAGATGTTATCAatcttaaatattgattatactTCTATGCCACAATTTGGGCAGATTTTTTAGCCTAAGTAAAACTAAAGTGGTCATCACTAATTATGTGATTTTAcattgtgaaatttattttcgattttcaacatttgtttttcttacttaGATGTAcagtatgataaaaaaatttacgaaatatcCTGAAtcacttttgatctaatgtttGGGTTTTCATGtactaggattcaatcttaatggttcaaggtagtgctaattaattagggcAGACAATTACACTTATAAACTTGCAGAATTTGGATTCCTGTTCCTCGAAAAATAGGGTGGAAGCCACAGtcagggaaatatggtccccatagtttggcaGGGAGAGCGATATAGATCCattaatgttaactttacttttaacatattttgtcatatctcgagaactttttaagcaaattgcaaaatttttgcacatttataaaatttgtttaattaaagaaaattccatacaaaatttttttttgaaatgtaaggtataaaaatgtttacaatattttaaagagtgtaattttaaatggcaaaatttgaacgaaatgggctgtataatttctaaatcgaattcttaaaaaattgtataatagaGATTCGattttttaggaattatttgaccaattttgctcaaatattacattttgtcatgtaaaattactttcttcaaaatgatgacaaaattatatacattataattcaaaaatgtttagattattattaaataatatataataaataagtattaaaaatgattttttgaatggaattatctctgaataaacaagtttaattatagtgtgcaaaatcttttcaatttgctttaaaagttttcgagatatggtgaaatacacaaaagtaaaactaacattaattCTTTTACCGTTTTGCACAAATTATTAGTACCATATTTTACAGATTCTGGCTACCTCTAATTTTGTGAGCCAGGTATCCAAAtccattgaaagaaattttttttttttattctgatgtatttgattttataacttaagcTTGTCAGCACTGACTAATTAAGTATATTTGTGGTCATTCCTCTGACCATTTAGAAGTTCATTCCAAGCACCTAAAAATCTAACTATtagattaaaatgttattttagggtgtttcacttattttttaacgctctctacataaatattacttataaatcatatattcaagaaataaactaaatctaatttacaaaaaataaaaatggacacattttacaattgttaaattCGTAGGTAACCTCTACAAATAGGCTATTTTAAGGTAGTGACAAGAAAAAAGCACTGttccagaaatatttaattttttgtaataagatACTGGAAAACACacatcattttattgttttaaagttttgtagaaaaattcatggaagttctaaaaattattgagcaCTAATCTAATTAAACAATCCTGTAACTTTCTACTACCCTTTTTGAAAGGAGCAGtctaataattatatatcatCCAAAGTACTAAAAAAGTACCTAGAGAAaacacaaatgaaatatttaacctAAAATCCAAGAGTAAAGGGCTCTTAATATTGTTCACACTAAAACTGCTAATTTCTGAAATATCCTTCACTCACCATGGGtgccactaaaaaaaaaatttcaagactgaactaatttttttttttactaactagCACAGAATAGCTAGAAATATATTGCTCAATGATTGCAAAATCCATGAGGATGGTCCACATATTATATCAATAACTTGTTCATTTTTTCTCTTagaaaaaactatgaattttttaactgcaattaaaataaaaactaccttGTATCTCTTTTTAGACcatttgctgaaaaataaatgaccaATTATTTCTTGGAACCATTCAGATCTCTACTcaacatatttttcagttaataaaattttagttctagctctataaattttttattttaaaaaataatccagatttataatttttcctctgaatatatatatttttttttaaaaaaaaagagggaaaaaacaaattcaatactgaagtttttttcattccaaTTCTTTCATTGTGGTGTcacatcattttattattttgtaattacaaaaatttgttaatttttaaggaaaaagaattttgattttaaaaattcaaaaaacacaTTGGAATGATGTTAATTGTATTATGCAATTCAGATCATTGACTTTTTCCCTAACTCTGATTTCAGCCCTCAGGACAGAAGACATGCACTTACATCATTTTAACCAATCTGCAGAGAATCTCcagtttaaataagttattagaatattaagtatagttttagaataaatttcctAATACATGCTACTTTAGTAAGTTATAATACATTTGGTCAGGGACCaatcaagacaaattcaggcccaTCGAATTTTCAGGGccccttacaaaatattttgaaatcaaaaaactaaagagcagtcctaataatgaaaaagaatctattaaactgcatgattcaagagaaggattctaagaaattttgaaagcagacaattgaagattatttttctaagatgaAGTTTatgtatctataaattaaagcaaaatataaaacaacaaagcaatgttatgtaaaaataaaaatagcttggtgaccacaaacaattgaaatcagtgattattgctaaaagtcactgattagctgaattattttttatttagaacttaAACCAACACATAGCTAGCCCACCAGTCATtagactttttactaatttttgaggtCCCTCAGAAATTGTGGGGCCTAGGCTATAATCAGACCCTGCCTTTGGTGCATCTAAATCTAGTCCATTCAGCTTAGCATcaattgaaagaatattttggTCTTATTTACTCAAAGCTGAAAAATGAATTAGGGTTTTTTGGAAACTAGagcttaaaattgattttacaaataCTTACAACACCACTAGCCTGCAACATGAAAGATAATTGATTCAAgtgtaaaaattatgcataattgTTTCCTAAttgcagaaagaaaaaataattatttctcccGACAGCACAAAACTCTATCCCCTTAATACCTCTACTATACTGTCGTTGACGCAGTAAAAACTCAGTTCTAGAAGGAGACTAAACT includes these proteins:
- the LOC107448614 gene encoding eukaryotic translation initiation factor 3 subunit F — translated: MNSGAANLTVKIHPVVLFSIIDSYERRNDLQHRVIGTLLGIHEKGAVEVTNCLCIPHNESEDEVAVDMEFAKAMYELHKKVNPSEVIVGWYATGADVTGHSVLIHDYYSRETNNPVHLTVDTSLSEGSVTWKAFTSTSFGVPGKNTGTMFTPCKVEIVGYEPELVGMKLAQQTKYNKQRSAEILPDLDLINNAILDMLKLSVVVIEYVDDVLANRKPADNSVGRTLMDIVQSVPQMTPEEFQEMLNSNMKDLLMVLYLSNLTRSQLALHEKISFL